A part of Aegilops tauschii subsp. strangulata cultivar AL8/78 chromosome 2, Aet v6.0, whole genome shotgun sequence genomic DNA contains:
- the LOC120974569 gene encoding uncharacterized protein, giving the protein MVCSGPFLRMLGLKLLAGTPQKSHFERLIEMKKKLFLLGFTVEGFEQVGGVDSVIDIEDDEEFEGEGAAERQEDEGGNVQKDGLEDLLDSEGAIDELDKANITCQSKNKQKGAHADMFCSDSDHETFILECVNADKEEHLVTDKRTDLKDFCPSALMDSTPSRPLVKIVEGSTSSGGKLESMEYCESILKSVDFSESEEEDSKDDDLETLPPEAIQTIQNISLKRSLLETLDQAHDPPKAEKTKWGPVLVQKPTTRGHGNLNIMEKAAAYKWKQNLEIPKKLKGKRWRDIRCVLGQVAATIRQWKILSSETQGAILLRWLRLLERRRGELLRIAWV; this is encoded by the exons ATGGTATGTTCAGGACCTTTTTTGAGAATGTTAGGATTAAAATTGCTTGCAGGGACCCCACAAAAATCCCATTTTGAAAGGCTCATTGAGATGAAGAAGAAGTTGTTTTTACTGGGCTTTACTGTGGAGGGCTTTGAACAAGTTGGCGGGGTTGACTCTGTTATTGATATTGAGGATGATGAGGAGTTTGAAGGAGAGGGTGCTGCTGAGAGACAGGAGGATGAGGGTGGAAATGTTCAGAAGGATGGCTTGGAAGACTTACTTGATAGTGAGGGGGCAATTGATGAGTTAGATAAGGCTAATATTACTTGTCAGAGTAAGAATAAACAGAAAGGGGCACATGCTGACATGTTCTGCTCTGATTCTGATCATGAAACTTTTATCCTGGAGTGTGTTAATGCCGATAAAGAAGAACATCTGGTGACTGATAAAAGAACTGACCTTAAGGATTTCTGTCCTTCTGCTTTGATGGATTCCACTCCATCCAGGCCATTGGTGAAGATTGTTGAGGGATCCACTAGTTCTGGAGGGAAGCTTGAAAGCATGGAGTATTGTGAGAGTATCCTTAAATCTGTTGACTTTTCTGAGTCTGAGGAAGAGGATTCCAAGGATGATGATCTTGAAACTCTTCCTCCTGAAGCTATACAGACCATTCAGAACATTTCTCTGAAAAGATCTCTCCTGGAAACCCTTGATCAGGCTCATGATCCACCAAAAGCTGAGAAGACCAAGTGGGGGCCTGTACTGGTTCAGAAACCTACTACTAGGGGGCACGGCAACTTGAACATCATGGAGAAAGCTGCTGCTTACAAGTGGAAACAGAATCtggaaattccaaaaaaattaaag GGGAAAAGATGGCGAGATATACGCTGTGTGCTGGGTCAGGTGGCGGCAACAATCAGGCAATGGAAAATCCTATCTTCAGAGACCCAGGGTGCTATACTTCTCCGGTGGTTAAGGCTTTTGGAGCGTCGAAGAGGGGAACTGCTTAGAATTGCTTGGGTCTAG